Proteins encoded by one window of Micromonospora coxensis:
- the pcrA gene encoding DNA helicase PcrA, with the protein MHPLFDIPASPPAPEPARTPPRRPGSAVSHLDPQQLVEGLNGPQRDAVTHAGSPLLIVAGAGSGKTRVLTHRIAYLLAARDVHPGEIIAITFTNKAAGEMKERVANLVGPRARLMWVSTFHSACVRILRAEHEHAGLKSTFSIYDADDSRRLMQMVARELDLDPKRYPARGLAAQVSNLKNELVDPEEFAGRAKGPNERALAEAYTLYQRRLREAHALDFDDLIMTTVHLLQSHPHVAESYRRRFRHVLVDEYQDTNHAQYVLIKELVSGTEGVEPAELCVVGDADQSIYAFRGATIRNILEFERDFTDARTILLEQNYRSTQTILNAANAVIDRNTSRKPKRLWSDAGAGEQIVGYVADTEHAEADWVAREIDRLVDSGDTRPGDVAVFYRTNAQSRVFEEVFIRVGLPYKVVGGVRFYERKEVRDALAYLRAVVNDDDTVSLRRILNTPRRGIGERAEACVEALSSRDRISFGAALRRAKDAPGISTRAANGIAEFVALLDGARELAGTGTPEEVLEALLTRSGYLTELEESLDPQDAGRVDNLQELVSVAREYTERIEATAEEGERATVAGFLEQVALVADADQIPSDDPDHQGVVTLMTLHTAKGLEFPVVFLTGLEDGVFPHLRSLGDTRELEEERRLAYVGITRARQRLHLSRAVTRSAWGQPAYNPPSRFLEELPPELVRWERTEGSYTSWAGGGGGVGGRADRAPGGRGGFTGGTPKAAQLAKRLGVDASRLATASELPQGPKVAVGDRVNHQRYGLGRVLAVEGHGPGARAQIDFGEQTMWLVLRHAPIDKL; encoded by the coding sequence ATGCATCCTCTCTTCGACATCCCCGCGTCCCCGCCCGCGCCCGAGCCGGCCCGGACCCCGCCGCGTCGGCCGGGTTCCGCCGTCTCGCACCTCGATCCGCAGCAGTTGGTCGAGGGGTTGAACGGCCCCCAGCGGGACGCGGTCACCCACGCCGGCTCGCCGCTGCTGATCGTGGCCGGCGCCGGTTCCGGCAAGACCCGGGTGCTCACCCACCGGATCGCCTACCTGCTCGCGGCGCGGGACGTGCACCCGGGCGAGATCATCGCGATCACCTTCACCAACAAGGCCGCCGGGGAGATGAAGGAGCGGGTGGCCAACCTGGTCGGCCCGCGCGCCCGGCTGATGTGGGTCTCCACCTTCCACTCCGCCTGCGTACGGATCCTGCGCGCCGAGCACGAGCACGCCGGGCTCAAGTCCACCTTCTCCATCTACGACGCGGACGACTCGCGCCGGCTGATGCAGATGGTCGCCCGGGAGTTGGACCTCGACCCGAAGCGCTACCCGGCGCGAGGGCTGGCCGCCCAGGTCTCCAACCTGAAGAACGAACTGGTCGACCCGGAGGAGTTCGCCGGCCGGGCCAAGGGGCCCAACGAGCGGGCTCTCGCCGAGGCGTACACCCTCTACCAGCGGCGGCTGCGCGAGGCGCACGCGCTGGACTTCGACGACCTGATCATGACGACGGTCCACCTGCTCCAGTCGCACCCGCACGTCGCGGAGAGCTACCGCCGTCGGTTCCGGCACGTGCTGGTCGACGAGTACCAGGACACCAACCACGCCCAGTACGTGCTGATCAAGGAGCTGGTCTCCGGCACCGAGGGGGTGGAGCCGGCGGAGCTCTGCGTGGTCGGTGACGCCGACCAGTCGATCTACGCGTTCCGGGGCGCGACGATCCGCAACATCCTGGAGTTCGAGCGGGACTTCACCGACGCCCGGACGATCCTGCTGGAGCAGAACTACCGCTCCACCCAGACCATCCTCAACGCGGCGAACGCGGTGATCGACCGCAACACCTCCCGCAAGCCGAAGCGGCTGTGGAGCGACGCGGGCGCGGGGGAGCAGATCGTCGGTTACGTCGCCGACACCGAGCACGCCGAGGCGGACTGGGTGGCCCGGGAGATCGACCGGCTGGTCGACTCCGGCGACACCCGCCCCGGCGACGTGGCCGTCTTCTACCGCACCAACGCCCAGTCCCGGGTCTTCGAGGAGGTGTTCATCCGGGTCGGCCTGCCGTACAAGGTGGTCGGCGGGGTGCGCTTCTACGAGCGCAAGGAGGTCCGTGACGCGCTGGCCTACCTGCGCGCGGTGGTCAACGACGACGACACGGTGAGCCTGCGCCGGATCCTGAACACCCCCCGCCGGGGCATCGGCGAGCGGGCCGAGGCCTGCGTGGAGGCGCTCTCCAGCCGGGACCGCATCTCCTTCGGGGCCGCGCTGCGCCGGGCGAAGGACGCCCCGGGCATCTCCACCCGGGCGGCCAACGGCATCGCCGAGTTCGTCGCGCTGCTCGACGGCGCCCGGGAACTCGCCGGGACCGGCACGCCGGAGGAGGTACTGGAGGCGCTGCTCACCCGCTCCGGCTACCTCACCGAGCTGGAGGAGAGCCTCGACCCGCAGGACGCCGGCCGGGTGGACAACCTCCAGGAGTTGGTCAGCGTCGCCCGGGAGTACACCGAGCGGATCGAGGCGACCGCCGAGGAGGGGGAGCGGGCCACGGTGGCCGGCTTCCTGGAGCAGGTGGCGCTGGTCGCCGACGCCGACCAGATCCCCTCCGACGACCCCGACCACCAGGGCGTGGTCACCCTGATGACGCTGCACACCGCCAAGGGGCTGGAGTTCCCGGTGGTCTTCCTGACCGGCCTGGAGGACGGCGTCTTCCCGCACCTGCGCTCGCTCGGCGACACCCGCGAGCTGGAGGAGGAGCGGCGGCTGGCGTACGTCGGCATCACCCGGGCCCGGCAGCGGCTGCACCTGTCCCGCGCGGTCACCCGCTCGGCGTGGGGGCAGCCGGCCTACAACCCGCCGTCGCGGTTCCTGGAGGAGCTGCCGCCGGAGCTGGTCCGCTGGGAGCGCACCGAGGGGTCGTACACCTCGTGGGCCGGCGGGGGCGGCGGCGTCGGGGGTCGCGCGGACCGCGCGCCCGGCGGGCGTGGCGGCTTCACCGGGGGTACGCCGAAGGCGGCGCAGCTCGCCAAGCGGCTCGGGGTGGACGCCAGCCGGCTGGCCACCGCCAGCGAGCTGCCGCAGGGGCCGAAGGTCGCGGTCGGCGACCGGGTCAACCACCAGCGCTACGGGCTGGGCCGGGTGCTGGCCGTGGAGGGGCACGGACCGGGCGCGCGGGCGCAGATCGACTTCGGCGAGCAGACCATGTGGCTGGTGCTCCGGCACGCCCCGATCGACAAGCTCTGA
- a CDS encoding M23 family metallopeptidase, which yields MQEDNNTRNEKIAAAPARHRRPRRPGRALVVGAVALVGLGLAGASAVALDADDRPAPTAVALDAQARAEADARADRSDREPIAPAGPSVTASPTTASPSASPTPKPTRKATPKPTPTRTATAKPKPSWVLPMKGAEITSCYGPRWGTLHAGIDFAMPAGTPVRAAFGGTVEKAGDVGDGYGISVVVDHGNGYLTHYAHLSTAKVSVGEKVGAGETIGLEGSTGDSTGPHLHFEVHQGQMWNQIDPGPFLRARGLDVGC from the coding sequence GTGCAGGAAGACAACAACACCCGCAACGAGAAGATCGCTGCCGCCCCGGCGCGGCACCGGCGCCCGCGCCGCCCTGGGCGCGCCCTCGTCGTCGGCGCGGTCGCCCTGGTCGGCCTCGGCCTCGCCGGCGCCTCGGCCGTCGCGCTCGACGCCGACGACCGCCCCGCCCCGACCGCCGTCGCGCTCGACGCCCAGGCCCGGGCCGAGGCCGACGCCCGCGCCGACCGCTCGGACCGGGAGCCGATCGCCCCGGCCGGCCCGTCGGTCACCGCCAGCCCGACCACGGCGAGCCCGAGCGCCAGCCCGACGCCGAAGCCCACCAGGAAGGCCACCCCGAAGCCCACGCCGACGCGGACCGCGACGGCGAAGCCGAAGCCGTCCTGGGTCCTCCCGATGAAGGGCGCGGAGATCACCTCCTGCTACGGCCCGCGCTGGGGCACCCTGCACGCCGGCATCGACTTCGCCATGCCCGCCGGCACCCCGGTCCGCGCCGCCTTCGGCGGCACCGTCGAGAAGGCCGGCGACGTCGGCGACGGGTACGGCATCTCCGTCGTGGTCGACCACGGCAACGGCTACCTGACCCACTACGCCCACCTGAGCACCGCCAAGGTGAGCGTGGGCGAGAAGGTGGGGGCCGGGGAGACCATCGGCCTGGAGGGCTCCACCGGCGACTCCACCGGTCCGCACCTGCACTTCGAGGTGCACCAGGGCCAGATGTGGAACCAGATCGACCCGGGGCCGTTCCTGCGCGCCCGGGGCCTCGACGTGGGCTGCTGA
- a CDS encoding bifunctional metallophosphatase/5'-nucleotidase, whose protein sequence is MSQPRSRGRALLRHLAVPALALAVVASLPATGRPGPQPAATDDTAGLVPVAVSYAAPRGGEIKGQFLSYNDFHGAIDPPGGSGAAVNGTPAGGVEYLATWLRKLRAEAKAEGRGTTTVGAGDLIGATPLVSAAFHDEPTIELMDEVGLDISSVGNHEFDEGVDELIRIDKGGCHPVDGCADGDGFAGAEFTYLAANTISKKTKLPILPPIDVRFVGGVPVGFVGVTLEGTPGIVNPAGIKDVTFTDEVQTANKWGGLLKLFGVKAMVLLVHEGGAQSPPPAAPGVSDCANFSGPIVDIVRGLRPEFGVVVSGHTHRFYSCSLPNSSGAQSVVTSAGSNGQLITDIDYSLDRRTGRFTSITAKNVIVENGVRNADGTWQQSAPGVYVRNPDLVDPGAKALADKYRAAVAPIANRVVGRISADIVRDARPNGESPLGDVIADAQLAYTRGDGAQLALMNPGGVRASLSYGASAGGEAPGEVTYGEAFSVQPFNNLVVTQTLTGAQLKNVLEQQFVGFNGQTTQRILQPSAGLTYSYDTTAPAGSRVSALALNGVPVDPAAGYRVTTNDFLANGGDGFTELRAGTGRTTAPGFDVDALIAYLGAGAPVGPGPADRITRLG, encoded by the coding sequence ATGAGTCAACCGCGCTCGCGCGGTCGGGCCCTGCTGCGTCACCTCGCCGTGCCGGCCCTCGCGCTGGCCGTCGTGGCCAGCCTGCCCGCCACCGGACGGCCCGGACCGCAACCGGCCGCCACCGACGACACGGCCGGGCTCGTGCCGGTCGCCGTCTCCTACGCCGCGCCCCGCGGCGGCGAGATCAAGGGCCAGTTCCTCAGCTACAACGACTTCCACGGCGCCATCGACCCGCCCGGCGGCAGCGGCGCCGCGGTCAACGGCACCCCCGCCGGCGGCGTCGAGTACCTCGCCACCTGGCTGAGGAAGCTGCGCGCCGAGGCGAAGGCCGAGGGACGGGGCACCACCACCGTCGGCGCCGGTGACCTGATCGGCGCCACCCCGCTGGTCAGCGCCGCCTTCCACGACGAGCCGACGATCGAGCTGATGGACGAGGTCGGGCTGGACATCAGCTCGGTCGGCAACCACGAGTTCGACGAGGGCGTCGACGAGCTGATCCGGATCGACAAGGGCGGCTGCCACCCGGTCGACGGCTGCGCCGACGGCGACGGGTTCGCCGGGGCGGAGTTCACCTACCTGGCCGCCAACACCATCAGCAAGAAGACCAAGCTGCCGATCCTGCCGCCGATCGACGTGCGCTTCGTCGGGGGTGTGCCGGTCGGCTTCGTCGGGGTCACCCTGGAGGGCACCCCGGGCATCGTCAACCCGGCCGGGATCAAGGACGTCACCTTCACCGACGAGGTCCAGACCGCCAACAAGTGGGGCGGGCTGCTGAAGCTCTTCGGCGTCAAGGCGATGGTGCTGCTGGTGCACGAGGGCGGGGCCCAGAGCCCGCCGCCCGCCGCTCCCGGCGTCTCCGACTGCGCCAACTTCTCCGGCCCGATCGTGGACATCGTGCGCGGCCTGCGGCCCGAGTTCGGCGTGGTGGTCTCCGGACACACCCACCGCTTCTACTCCTGCTCGCTGCCGAACTCCTCCGGCGCGCAGAGCGTCGTCACCAGCGCCGGCAGCAACGGCCAGCTGATCACCGACATCGACTACTCGCTGGACCGGCGCACCGGCCGGTTCACCAGCATCACCGCGAAGAACGTGATCGTGGAGAACGGCGTCCGCAACGCCGACGGCACCTGGCAGCAGAGCGCCCCCGGCGTCTACGTCCGCAACCCGGACCTGGTCGACCCGGGCGCGAAGGCGCTGGCCGACAAGTACCGGGCGGCGGTCGCCCCGATCGCCAACCGGGTGGTCGGCCGGATCAGCGCGGACATCGTCCGCGACGCCCGCCCGAACGGGGAGAGCCCGCTCGGCGACGTGATCGCCGACGCGCAGCTCGCGTACACCAGGGGCGACGGGGCGCAGCTGGCGCTGATGAACCCGGGCGGGGTCCGGGCCTCCCTGTCGTACGGGGCGTCGGCCGGGGGCGAGGCCCCGGGCGAGGTGACCTACGGCGAGGCATTCAGCGTCCAGCCGTTCAACAACCTCGTGGTCACCCAGACGCTGACCGGCGCACAGCTCAAGAACGTGCTGGAGCAGCAGTTCGTCGGCTTCAACGGGCAGACCACCCAGCGGATCCTGCAGCCGTCGGCCGGGCTGACCTACTCCTACGACACCACCGCCCCGGCGGGCTCCCGGGTCAGCGCGCTGGCGCTGAACGGCGTCCCGGTCGACCCGGCGGCCGGCTACCGGGTCACCACGAACGACTTCCTCGCCAACGGCGGGGACGGGTTCACCGAACTGAGGGCGGGCACCGGCCGTACCACCGCTCCCGGCTTCGACGTGGACGCGCTGATCGCGTACCTGGGCGCCGGCGCTCCGGTGGGGCCGGGCCCGGCCGACCGGATCACCCGGCTGGGCTGA
- a CDS encoding S26 family signal peptidase → MTGAVVALALAVPAVVGLVRLRRRYLAVRVAGPSMEPTLRHGDLVLVRRAPLDEVPRDRLVVVRRPPPWRGLHSWADGRRVPEQAGRLPDRAAVEDPWIIKRAVAVPGDRLPSELAAHRTQLGGRVPTGCLAVLGDNRAASVDSRRFGYVQEESVLGVVVGKLFPHRAAAARETGRMVPHI, encoded by the coding sequence ATGACCGGCGCGGTCGTCGCCCTGGCCCTCGCGGTGCCGGCGGTCGTGGGGCTGGTGCGGCTACGCCGACGCTACCTCGCCGTACGGGTGGCGGGTCCGAGCATGGAGCCGACCCTGCGTCACGGCGATCTGGTGCTGGTACGCCGCGCCCCGCTGGACGAGGTGCCGCGTGACCGGTTGGTGGTCGTGCGGCGGCCACCGCCGTGGCGGGGCCTGCACAGCTGGGCCGACGGCCGGCGGGTGCCCGAGCAGGCCGGTCGGCTGCCGGACAGGGCGGCGGTCGAGGACCCCTGGATCATCAAGCGGGCGGTGGCGGTGCCGGGGGATCGACTGCCGTCCGAGCTGGCCGCGCACCGCACGCAACTCGGCGGGCGGGTGCCCACAGGCTGCCTCGCCGTGCTCGGTGACAACCGCGCAGCGAGCGTGGACTCCCGGCGGTTCGGCTACGTCCAGGAGGAATCGGTGCTCGGCGTCGTGGTCGGAAAGCTCTTTCCGCATCGGGCCGCCGCAGCGCGTGAAACGGGTCGGATGGTCCCGCACATCTGA
- a CDS encoding chorismate mutase, with protein sequence MMTDVAEQSGDTTDTQAGEAGGDTAARFGTDEPGAAARIAAIRERIDEIDRTMIALWQERAELSREVGATRMASGGTRLVLSREREILERFRHALGADGTQLALLLLRAGRGPL encoded by the coding sequence ATGATGACAGACGTGGCGGAACAGAGCGGCGACACGACGGACACGCAGGCGGGCGAGGCCGGCGGGGACACCGCGGCCCGCTTCGGCACCGACGAGCCGGGGGCCGCGGCCCGGATCGCCGCCATCCGCGAGCGCATCGACGAGATCGACCGGACGATGATCGCGCTCTGGCAGGAGCGGGCCGAACTGTCCCGGGAGGTCGGCGCCACCCGGATGGCCTCCGGCGGCACCCGCCTCGTGCTCTCCCGGGAACGGGAGATCCTGGAACGCTTCCGCCACGCGCTCGGCGCGGACGGCACCCAGCTCGCCCTGCTCCTGCTGCGGGCCGGCCGCGGGCCGCTGTAG
- a CDS encoding MauE/DoxX family redox-associated membrane protein, translating to MVYLWIASRSVLFVVFAVSAGAKLRNRAAFRAFEAGLAAMEVVPRQVRRPVAMTVVAAEALVPVLVLVPATALSGLVVTLTLLTGFTLAVLAVTTRGRSVSCPCFGAKVAPFGRRHLVRNTALIVVAVAGLISGAAVTDGAATTGGVLLAIGAAVVLAALVVVFDDVADLLVGPVRRAPR from the coding sequence ATGGTCTACCTCTGGATCGCGAGCCGCTCGGTCCTGTTCGTGGTGTTCGCCGTCTCGGCGGGCGCGAAGCTGCGCAACCGCGCGGCGTTCCGCGCCTTCGAGGCCGGTCTCGCCGCGATGGAGGTGGTGCCGCGACAGGTTCGCCGTCCGGTGGCGATGACGGTGGTGGCGGCGGAGGCGCTCGTGCCGGTGCTGGTCCTGGTGCCGGCCACCGCGCTGTCGGGGCTGGTGGTCACACTGACGCTCCTCACGGGCTTCACGCTCGCCGTCCTGGCGGTGACGACCAGGGGCAGGAGCGTCTCCTGTCCCTGTTTCGGCGCGAAGGTGGCGCCGTTCGGACGTCGGCACCTGGTCCGGAACACGGCGTTGATCGTGGTCGCCGTCGCCGGGCTGATCTCCGGTGCGGCCGTCACCGACGGCGCGGCGACGACCGGCGGAGTGCTCCTCGCCATCGGAGCGGCCGTCGTGCTGGCCGCGCTGGTGGTGGTCTTCGACGACGTCGCCGACCTTCTGGTCGGCCCGGTCCGACGGGCGCCGCGATGA
- a CDS encoding cobalamin B12-binding domain-containing protein: MSSRIRVVVAKPGLDGHDRGAKVVARALRDAGMEVIYTGLHQTPEQIVETAIQEDADAVGLSVLSGAHMTLFRRVLELLAERDARDIVVFGGGIIPDADIPELEQLGVAKIFTPGATTQSIVEWVRGNVAQSVA; the protein is encoded by the coding sequence ATGAGCTCTCGTATCCGGGTCGTCGTCGCGAAGCCGGGGCTGGACGGCCACGACCGCGGCGCCAAGGTCGTCGCGCGCGCCCTCCGCGACGCCGGCATGGAGGTCATCTACACCGGCCTGCACCAGACGCCGGAGCAGATCGTGGAGACCGCCATCCAGGAGGACGCCGACGCGGTCGGCCTCTCCGTGCTCTCCGGGGCGCACATGACCCTCTTCCGTCGGGTGCTGGAGCTGCTCGCCGAGCGGGACGCCCGGGACATCGTCGTCTTCGGCGGCGGCATCATCCCCGACGCCGACATCCCCGAGCTGGAGCAGCTCGGCGTGGCGAAAATCTTCACCCCCGGCGCGACCACCCAGTCGATCGTCGAGTGGGTCCGGGGGAACGTCGCCCAGTCCGTCGCCTGA
- a CDS encoding BTAD domain-containing putative transcriptional regulator, producing MKPRQLLTALLLTPNRIVSIGCLVDALWGDEPPRSAAQNLRTYATVIRRNLVGTECGLTTSQAGFRLRLPPGRLDSEQFAVSVTAARVALADERTERAVTLFTDALDRWRGPAGQGLPRDSWLGAALGALDEQRLTVLEERAEAQLRLGQHREVAAVLPRLVGDHPLRERMWRLLMLAQYRSGAVGAALESYTHARSCLVEHLGVEPDQELQALHRAILRRDPELAPPADSVAPARPPARTPGPVTTPTDPCPPRHLPAPHVVFVGRDRTLAELADLLAQPTPGRAVTLGIHGTAGIGKSALALQVAHAAARHFPDGQFYVDMRDDRDADGDVSIVRTVHRVLRAAGQAGPLPGDFVEAAALLRSCLAGRRVLTVLDNAASAAHVSALLPAHEGSAAIVTSQPISHSPALSHTTVLAPLDRSSAMQVVEGIIGIERASAARAAVADIVDACAGLPLALTAAATRLAARTHWPVETTRDRLLPEHRRIAELSLGEISVRRSLDHAVNEASARHPQVVRTLARLSRFRVPFDLGMALHACQEPAAETEAVLETLVDFGLLSTAPPHHYRLPDLIRLFAAELRPVDGNQGPPSGLYVMNPDRCITRS from the coding sequence ATGAAACCGCGCCAGTTGCTGACGGCGCTGCTCCTCACTCCGAACCGTATCGTCTCGATAGGTTGTCTGGTCGACGCGCTCTGGGGAGACGAGCCTCCACGTTCGGCGGCGCAGAACCTCCGTACCTACGCGACCGTCATCCGCCGCAACCTGGTGGGTACGGAGTGCGGCCTGACCACCTCCCAGGCGGGTTTCCGGCTCCGGCTTCCGCCTGGTCGCCTCGACAGCGAGCAGTTCGCCGTCTCGGTCACGGCCGCCCGCGTCGCGCTCGCCGACGAGCGGACGGAGCGGGCCGTGACGTTGTTCACCGATGCGCTGGACCGCTGGCGGGGCCCCGCCGGCCAGGGCCTGCCGCGCGACAGTTGGCTCGGCGCGGCGCTGGGAGCCCTGGACGAGCAGCGACTCACGGTGCTGGAGGAGCGTGCCGAGGCGCAGCTGCGTCTGGGGCAGCACCGCGAGGTGGCCGCCGTGCTGCCTCGTCTCGTCGGCGACCACCCGCTGCGCGAGCGGATGTGGCGACTGCTGATGCTGGCGCAGTACCGCAGCGGAGCCGTCGGCGCGGCCCTGGAGAGTTACACCCACGCCCGGTCCTGCCTCGTCGAACACCTCGGCGTCGAACCGGATCAGGAGCTGCAGGCGCTGCACCGGGCGATCCTGCGACGCGATCCCGAGCTGGCTCCACCCGCCGACTCGGTGGCGCCGGCCCGGCCTCCGGCACGCACGCCCGGACCGGTCACCACGCCGACGGACCCGTGCCCGCCCCGCCATCTTCCCGCGCCGCACGTCGTCTTCGTCGGTCGGGACCGTACCCTGGCCGAACTCGCCGACCTGCTCGCGCAGCCCACCCCGGGTCGCGCGGTGACGCTCGGCATCCACGGCACGGCCGGGATCGGGAAGTCCGCGCTCGCGCTCCAGGTGGCGCACGCCGCGGCCCGCCACTTCCCCGACGGGCAGTTCTACGTGGACATGCGCGACGACCGCGATGCCGATGGCGACGTCTCGATCGTCCGGACCGTGCACCGGGTGCTCCGCGCCGCCGGGCAGGCCGGCCCGCTGCCGGGGGACTTCGTCGAGGCGGCCGCGCTGTTGCGGTCCTGCCTTGCCGGGCGGCGGGTGCTCACCGTGCTCGACAACGCCGCCTCCGCAGCGCACGTCTCCGCGCTGCTGCCGGCACACGAGGGATCTGCGGCCATCGTGACGAGCCAGCCCATCTCGCACTCGCCCGCCCTCAGTCACACCACGGTGCTGGCGCCGCTCGACCGGTCGAGCGCCATGCAGGTGGTGGAGGGGATCATCGGGATCGAACGCGCCTCCGCAGCACGGGCCGCGGTCGCCGACATCGTCGACGCCTGCGCCGGGTTGCCGCTCGCCCTGACCGCCGCGGCGACCCGGCTCGCCGCCAGGACGCACTGGCCGGTGGAGACGACCCGTGACCGGCTGTTGCCGGAGCACCGACGCATCGCCGAACTCAGCCTGGGTGAGATCTCCGTCCGCCGGTCACTGGATCACGCCGTCAACGAGGCGTCGGCGCGTCATCCGCAGGTCGTCCGCACGCTGGCCCGGCTGAGCCGATTCCGGGTCCCCTTCGACCTCGGTATGGCCCTGCACGCCTGCCAGGAACCGGCTGCCGAGACGGAGGCGGTGCTGGAGACCCTCGTCGACTTCGGGTTGCTGAGCACCGCTCCACCGCACCACTACCGGCTGCCGGACCTCATCCGCCTGTTCGCCGCGGAACTGCGTCCGGTGGACGGGAACCAGGGTCCACCGTCGGGCCTGTACGTGATGAACCCCGATCGGTGTATCACGCGCTCGTAG